GTAAATACGGATGTCAACAATGCTACATTTAACACCGCATGGAGCTTCCATTTACAAGCGGGATCTCCGGCACTCGGCAAAGGAAAAACAGACTTCACACCTCACCATATTGCTGGACTTGTGCTAAACGGAATTACCTATAAATCACCAGCACCGGCAAACTATATCGGCGCCTACGGATCACCTAACTAATTAACTTATCATGAATAAAACCAATTCAATCCTCTGCCTTACGGCCTCCATACTATTATTTACTACTGCCTGCAGTCAAAAACAACCTGCTGATATTAATGCCGTTAAGCCACTTTACGTATCTGAGCCTGTACAATTCGACTCTGATGATCCTGCAATTTGGGTAAATCCTGCCGACAATTCCAAATCACTAATTATTGGAACCGACAAAGATAAAGCTGGCGGGCTCTATGTTTTCGACCTTCAGGGAAAGATCATTAAAGAAAAAACTGTGAAGGGACTAAAGCGCCCGAACAACGTTGATGTGGCCTATGGTTTAAAACTTGGCGATAAAAAGGTAGACATTGCTGTCACTACAGAGCGAATGACACACAAACTGAGAATATTCTCCTTACCCGACATGCAGCCTATTGATAATGGCGGTATCCCGGTTTTTGAGGGTGAGACAGGCGAAAATTATAGAGATCTGATGGGTATTGCTATGTACACCGATCCGCAAGGACAAATCTATGCTATCGTTGGCCGTAAATCGGGCCCTAAAGAAGGTAGTTATTTATGGCAGTACCTATTAGAAGATGATGGCAAAGGCCTGGTGAAAGCTACCTTAAAAAGGAAGTTTGGTAAGTATAGCGGTAAAAAAGAGATCGAAGCTATAGCTGTAGACAACGAGCTCGGATACATCTATTATTCTGACGAACAATTTGGTGTCAGAAAGTATTATGCAGATCCATCAAAGGGCAATCAGGAACTTGCCTTGTTTGCAACAACAGGCTTTAAAGAGGATCATGAGGGTATCAGTATTTATAAAACCTCCGACAGTACAGGTTATATATTGGTCTCGGATCAGTCAGCCAATCAATTCCAGGTATTTAATCGTGAAGGCACAAAACAAGACCCGAACAAGCATGTACTGATCACCAGCATTCCAACAGCAACCAACAATAGTGATGGTTCTGACATCTATTCGAAAGCCCTTAACAACGACTTTAAACACGGACTCTTCGTTGCAATGAGTGATGACAAAACTTTTCAGCTTTATCGTTGGGAAGATCTGGCCGGCACGAAGTTGAAGGTCAACAAATAAGAGCGGGCAGGAAGCAGGAACAAGGATAAAGGAGCAAAGAAAGATTAAGCGCTCAATGTCTTTAATCCTTGCTCCTTCATCCTTGCTCCCTCTTATTTTCTCATGCGTATACGTGCCTCCCGGCGTTTGTGGCGTGCTTGCCGATCGGCCTTGATCTGTTCAAATTTAGCGATCTGATCTTTAATTTTTTTCTCTTTTGCCGGAGTAAGCCCAACACTATATTTGACCCCCTGAAAAAGAGTTTTCCATATAAAGTTAAAGAAGGAGCCTGTTGGTGTGCGTTTATAATCAACAGCAGCTGTAACAAACTTCCCATCTGCACCGGGGTTAGCCTTGTTGAAGACCAGCGCATTAGCCAGAAACGAAATTAAGCCCTGTTTTACCAGGCGATCCTCTCCTTTTACCCTTTTAAGCACTGCCAAAGAAAGGTCTTTATAGGCAAAACTTACGGTACCCTTTGCCAGCTCATCATTCGCCTTAACATCGAATGCCAGCTTATTAATATACCCGCTATTTACTTTTACCAATCCAAGTGGTTTTGTGATCCGGTTAAATGCTTTTCCTTCCATATCTACCAGTGATCCGGAATAAGAAAAAGCACCATCTCTGGCTGCAAGGTTAAACTTAAAATTAACATTAAGCTTCCCTGAGCCCATCACATAAGAAGTTAAAGCGGCTTCAGCTATAGAATCCCTGGCAATGGCCTTTTCTACGTTAGTCACATTGGAAATGGCACCCCAGGTTTGCTCAAAAGTAATCACTCCTTTTCCCTTTCCTTCCGGGCTAAACTCGCCATAGCTAATATCTACATTGTTTAAATTCAGCTTCGCGATATTCAACTTCGCATCTGCCTTTTGCAGGAGTTGATGTGGGTAGGTGCCTGTTTTATTGACTATTTTTTTAGGAAGTGTATTGTTGTTTACAACGGCCAATGTCCCATTGGCAATGGTCATATCTTTGGCAAACAGCTCTTGTTTTAAGATGTATAGCGGAAGGTTAATCCCTGTAAAACCAATGTTAGCGACCTGTATGTTATATCGATCTTTGGCATAACCTAAAGTACTGCCAAACTGTTGTTCGCTGTACCGGGGCTCAAGACTAAAACTCTTAACATCCAGCTTGCCCGAAGAAGCGATAAAATCAAGTCGGTTGAACTTAACAAAGTACAGACTATCGGAAGTTGCATAAGAATAATCATTCAGGTTGATGATCACATCCTTCAACAGGTAAAGCCTGCTTTTGTCGGTCGCCGAATGTGGATCGATCAACCAATCTTTCAATGTGATGTTTAAACTATCCACAGCATCAACTTCCTGCTTGCCAGGATTGTTATTATTGATGTATTTAAAACTGGCATTTTTAAAATCTACCGTATTTATACGCAGCTCCTTAATGTATTTTGAAATGTAATCATAGGGCGATTTTTTGGGCTGAGGAAGCTTTTCATCATTAAAATCAAACTGCCTGTTGGTCATTTCAATCCAGGGGTTATCGAACAATAGCAGATCAATGTTTAGCTTTTTTTGTCGCCACAACCTAAAAGGGTGAAAATTTCTTACTGCAAGTTTTTTAAGTTTTATCTTATATAGGTTATTTGGGGCTCGTTTAAGCGCAATAAGCTGACGATAAACCGCAGTATCCGGGGTAATGGTTACATTAGACAAGGACGAGATCCCGGTTAAGACATTTGCATCGACAGAAGAGAATTCTATCTGATAAAGGTTATTTGTAGTTTTTAAAACCAGCTCCTTTAATTCGGCTGTAATTATAGGTTTCAGTTTAACACTATAGTACCAGGTTATTGCAGTCAGGATTAATGCAACAAACAGCAAGGCTGCAGCGAACCATTTAAGGATCATGTATTTCTTTCCAACGTTCACAGCCATAAGCAACCCTGTAGTTTAGCCTAATATACAATTATTTTGAGAAGGTAGGCAACACTATAGATTTTATGGTATCCAACTTCTCTCTACTTAGTAATTTGTTTCCTGATCGTGCAAAATCTATCTCTTTAGCATAAAAATGTCTTGTCGTATCATACTGTGACAAGGAATCCACCAGAAAATCATTCAGGCTAATATTCAGATGTTTTGCAGAATGAATTGATTTTGAGGTTTCGCCATCGATATAATCAAATTCTGCGTCAACTAACTTAATGGCTTTAACATCGACAGACCTGATCCTATTGGAGATCATTTGGTATAGTGTTGGTTCATTTTTCAATACCTCCGGCAATGGCATTATTGCGTAATGCCTGATATCGATTAAAGGATGCTCCAGTATAATGGTTTTTATGTCAATCACTCTTTTAAAATATGCTGTTAAAAACGAGATCCCATTCAAGTGTAGTTTTTCCAGCCTTATCTGATAAGTATTAGCCGGCGCCACACTCATCGCCTTAAATTTATTGTAAACAGTAGTATCTGGAGTTAACGATACTTGATGCAGTGTTGCACTTGCTGTAAAAAAATTAAAACTGATCTCTTTAAAATCAAGTTTATAAAGTTCGAAGGAACGATGATATACACCATCTTTAATTTTTTGAGAAAGCCGAGGCTTCCACCTTACTTCTAACAACACCATTCCGGTTATAACAACAATGAATATAGCTAAAAGGGAAGTTATCCATATTCCCTTTTTATATCTTCCTGATTTACTTTTCACAACTAACTTTTGCATATAAGCAGCACTAATAATTTCGGTGCCACAATATACATAATCCTTCATTTATCTATGCAAGTCAGTCACTAGTTATTCACCACCTAAATCATTCCAATAAACTGATTAAGAACTCCATGCTGAAAAAACCTTCTGGAATAAAAATGTTTATAAAACCCGCGTAAAAAGAACATTACTGATCGTCCAATTACTTTTTTAATCTGCACACCTTGCTCACTTCTTTTATAAGCTACAATATTTTCATTCAGAGATTCAACCATGTCTTCGGCTCGTGATAAAGCATGCACATAGGGTTGATAAATTTGTTTTACCTGATTGCGATTTAAAGCATACAATTCATCTGTTAATTTGAAACTATCATTCCAGCTATAAATGAATGCATGGTAGTGATAAAAAATAAGCTCGAATTTATTATTGCTAAAGAATTCCCTCCCCAACACTTTGTTTCTTCTCTTCTTAAAAGCATACTGTTGTACATTCCATGGGGCGACTCCACCGCCCAAATGTTTTAGAACATGAACACATGAAAAACGACTTGTCCAGTCGTCCAGATATTTCTGATCACCAAACTTATTGTCTTCCATTCTTGCGAAACACCATTCCAAACAGGCATTAACCCACCAGTTTAAAACTTCCATACCTTCTGCATTATTTTTAAAGGTCATGTATTGTACGCAATAAACACCACTGGTTTCGCTTTGGTCATAGCAAGGTGTATATCTGTGTTTGGTAATCAACACAGATTTATCTCCCATTTCATCATACAAGGGTTGTGGATCTGCAAAGAACAACAAATCAGCATCAACATAAGTACAGTGATCGAGGTTATAGGTTTCTATACAATATTTTATAGAAGATGATGCACAAGTCCAGCAGTATTCTCCTGCCGTCCGTCCTCCTTTTACAGCAAGCAGGTTTTCATTTTCAAAATCCTCTAGTTTTATAATCGTTGCATGTGCAAGATTAAGTTTTGACAGCGCTTCAAAACAATGGTCATCAAATGCGACCACATACAGATGGAACCGCTTACAATGCTGTTCCAATGAGTTATACATGGCTAAACCCCGAGATAAATAAACCGAATTGAATAAGGTACAGAATTGAAGCATGTTCAAATTAATTAAGTAAAACCATTTTTTGTTAGCTGCCAGGAGGCAAGTATTATCCACTTTATGCTAACAGGACAATAGATCATTAAAAAAGTCCTATATGATTTCTAAATTATTTTTCAGCCCCTGCCAATCTGTCATTTGTAAATTAAATTCTGTATTTTTGGAGCCCATAATAATGTTAACCATTTATGATTGATTTACAGCTGACAGATAAAACACACGATGAAGAGCGCCAGGGAGAGGCTTTGGTTATTGATGCACCTTTAGTGCGTAATGGACGAAAGCTGTATATTGAGAGCTATGGTTGCCAGATGAATTTCGCTGATAGCGAAATTGTTGCTTCTATTTTGTTGGATCAGGGTTTTGAAACTACGGGCGATTATCAGGAAGCTGATGTGGTATTTATCAATACCTGCTCGATCCGTGAGAATGCAGAGCAAAGGGTACGCAACAGGCTATCACAATTTGGCGCGGTAAAACGCAGGAATCCTAAATTGATTGTGGGGGTATTGGGCTGCATGGCCGAACGTTTAAAATCAAAGTTTCTGGAAGAGGAAAAACTGGTAGACGTAGTGGTGGGCCCGGATGCTTACCGTGAGCTTCCACAATTATTAAACGAAGTAGAAAGTGGCCACAAAGCCATTAATGTACTGCTATCCCGTGAAGAAACTTACGCGGATATTAGCCCGGTTCGTTTAAATGGGAATGGCATTACTGCATTTATTTCTATTATGCGGGGTTGCGACAATATGTGTTCATTTTGTGTGGTTCCTTTTACGCGTGGCCGCGAGAGAAGTCGCGATCCATATTCTATATTAGCAGAAGCTCAGGATCTATTTGATAAAGGTTATAAAGAGGTAACGCTACTTGGACAAAACGTGGATTCCTATAAATGGAAAGGTAATGATGCCAATGAAAATGCGGAGACTGAAGTTAACTTTGCCCAATTGCTTGAAAAAGTTGCATTGATCAGTCCGGATTTAAGGATCAGGTTTTCGACCTCACACCCTAAAGACATTACCGACGAGGTTTTATATGCTATAGCGAAATACGACAATATTTGTAATTATATCCACTTGCCTGTTCAATCGGGCAGCACCAGGGTTCTGGAACTGATGAACAGAACCTATACCCGCGAATGGTACATCAATAGAGTTGATGCCATTAGAAGGATTATACCTGATTGTGCAATTTCATCTGATATTATTGCCGGCTTCTGTACTGAAACCGAGGAGGAGCATCAGGAAACATTAAGTATCATGGATTACGTAGGTTATGATTTTGCCTTTACTTTCAGTTATTCGGAAAGACCGGGAACATTGGCAGCACGTAAACTTGCTGATGACATCCCTGAGGAGGTAAAAAAGCGCAGGCTTGCAGAAATTTTGTTGAAGCAGCAACAAACTTCATTGTTCCGCCTACAACAATTTGTTGGAAAAACTGTTAGAATTTTGGTGGAGGGTACGTCTAAAAAATCAGATAAAGATTTTTGTGGAAGAAATGACCAGAATGCAATGGTTGTTTTCCCTGCAACTGAAGGAATAAAAGCAGGCCAATACGTAAATGTACACATTGATCGTTGTACATCTGCAACATTATTAGGAACTGTAGTTAATTAGATTAAGGATTAAAGAGCAAAGAGTCAGGACTAAAGAGCAAAGAATCAGGATTAAGGAACAAGGAGCAAAGATTAAAGAACATAAAGAAGATTAAAGAGTAAAGAACAAGGAGCAAAGATTAAAGCGCAAAGATTAAGCATCCAGTCTTTAATCCTTGCTCCTTCATCCTGGTTCCCAATCCTTGCTCCTAAATACAGATAAATGGATATACAAGACATTAAAAACCGTTTTGGAATTATAGGAGGCTCTCCCCTATTAAACCGTGCGATAGATATAGCGAGGCAGGTATCGCCGACCGATATGTCTGTATTGATTACCGGAGAGAGCGGCAGTGGTAAGGAGGTGTTCTCGCACATCATCCATCAGCTGAGCACCCGTAAACATGGTGCTTTTATTGCTGTAAACTGCGGAGCTATTCCTGAGGGTACAATTGACTCCGAATTGTTTGGTCATGAGAAAGGATCATTTACGGGTGCTCATGAAGCCCGTAAAGGCTATTTTGAGGTCGCCAATGGCGGTACTATATTTCTAGATGAAGTTGCAGAGTTACCTTTGGGTACGCAAGCGCGTTTGCTTAGAATTCTGGAAAGTGGAGAATATTTACGGGTAGGCTCTTCAAAAGTACAAAAAACCGATGTACGCATTATTGCAGCTACCAATGTTGATGTATACAACAGGGTGAAATCGGGCAAATTCCGTGAAGATCTTTATTACAGATTAAACACAGTGCCTTTGCGTATTCCTGCTTTGCATGAACGTAAGGAAGATATTTATCTTCTTTTCAGAAAGTTCTCTGCAGATTTTAGTGATAAATACAGAAGTCCGGGTATACAACTCGAGCCTGATGCCATACAAATCCTGAGCAATTACAGCTGGCCGGGAAATGTGAGACAGCTGAAAAATATAGCGGAACAAATCTGTGTACTGGAAAAGGATAGAAATGTAACTGCTGCAGCATTGCTAAATTACATCCCCAATGAGAGTGCCTCCAATTTGCCTATGGCGATTAATGGAGCCAGCAAAGAGGATTTTACGGAGCGTGATATTCTTTACAAAGTTCTTTTTGACATGAAAAAGGACATGATGGAATTGAAGAAATTAGTTGCAGAGATCATTCAAAGCGGTGGGAATACGGCTCATATTATGGCCGACAATCCGCACTATATCAATCAGCTGTATCAGGATGTAGATCAAACGATGAGCAATGAGCAAACGTTGACCATTAAAAACCCCTCACAGAGTTCTCCGGTAGACTACAACTATACCCAGGATGCTGAAGAAGTGGAAGAATCCCTATCACTAATCGATAAAGAGTCTGACCT
This is a stretch of genomic DNA from Candidatus Pedobacter colombiensis. It encodes these proteins:
- a CDS encoding phytase, encoding MNKTNSILCLTASILLFTTACSQKQPADINAVKPLYVSEPVQFDSDDPAIWVNPADNSKSLIIGTDKDKAGGLYVFDLQGKIIKEKTVKGLKRPNNVDVAYGLKLGDKKVDIAVTTERMTHKLRIFSLPDMQPIDNGGIPVFEGETGENYRDLMGIAMYTDPQGQIYAIVGRKSGPKEGSYLWQYLLEDDGKGLVKATLKRKFGKYSGKKEIEAIAVDNELGYIYYSDEQFGVRKYYADPSKGNQELALFATTGFKEDHEGISIYKTSDSTGYILVSDQSANQFQVFNREGTKQDPNKHVLITSIPTATNNSDGSDIYSKALNNDFKHGLFVAMSDDKTFQLYRWEDLAGTKLKVNK
- a CDS encoding glycosyl transferase, whose protein sequence is MYNSLEQHCKRFHLYVVAFDDHCFEALSKLNLAHATIIKLEDFENENLLAVKGGRTAGEYCWTCASSSIKYCIETYNLDHCTYVDADLLFFADPQPLYDEMGDKSVLITKHRYTPCYDQSETSGVYCVQYMTFKNNAEGMEVLNWWVNACLEWCFARMEDNKFGDQKYLDDWTSRFSCVHVLKHLGGGVAPWNVQQYAFKKRRNKVLGREFFSNNKFELIFYHYHAFIYSWNDSFKLTDELYALNRNQVKQIYQPYVHALSRAEDMVESLNENIVAYKRSEQGVQIKKVIGRSVMFFLRGFYKHFYSRRFFQHGVLNQFIGMI
- the miaB gene encoding tRNA (N6-isopentenyl adenosine(37)-C2)-methylthiotransferase MiaB; the encoded protein is MIDLQLTDKTHDEERQGEALVIDAPLVRNGRKLYIESYGCQMNFADSEIVASILLDQGFETTGDYQEADVVFINTCSIRENAEQRVRNRLSQFGAVKRRNPKLIVGVLGCMAERLKSKFLEEEKLVDVVVGPDAYRELPQLLNEVESGHKAINVLLSREETYADISPVRLNGNGITAFISIMRGCDNMCSFCVVPFTRGRERSRDPYSILAEAQDLFDKGYKEVTLLGQNVDSYKWKGNDANENAETEVNFAQLLEKVALISPDLRIRFSTSHPKDITDEVLYAIAKYDNICNYIHLPVQSGSTRVLELMNRTYTREWYINRVDAIRRIIPDCAISSDIIAGFCTETEEEHQETLSIMDYVGYDFAFTFSYSERPGTLAARKLADDIPEEVKKRRLAEILLKQQQTSLFRLQQFVGKTVRILVEGTSKKSDKDFCGRNDQNAMVVFPATEGIKAGQYVNVHIDRCTSATLLGTVVN
- a CDS encoding sigma-54 dependent transcriptional regulator, giving the protein MDIQDIKNRFGIIGGSPLLNRAIDIARQVSPTDMSVLITGESGSGKEVFSHIIHQLSTRKHGAFIAVNCGAIPEGTIDSELFGHEKGSFTGAHEARKGYFEVANGGTIFLDEVAELPLGTQARLLRILESGEYLRVGSSKVQKTDVRIIAATNVDVYNRVKSGKFREDLYYRLNTVPLRIPALHERKEDIYLLFRKFSADFSDKYRSPGIQLEPDAIQILSNYSWPGNVRQLKNIAEQICVLEKDRNVTAAALLNYIPNESASNLPMAINGASKEDFTERDILYKVLFDMKKDMMELKKLVAEIIQSGGNTAHIMADNPHYINQLYQDVDQTMSNEQTLTIKNPSQSSPVDYNYTQDAEEVEESLSLIDKESDLIKKALKKHKGKRKFAAQELGISERTLYRKIKELNLN